Proteins from a single region of Caloramator sp. E03:
- a CDS encoding V-type ATP synthase subunit E → MITIEEKLNLFTKLIYDRIEKENENLLKKFNLEYGNLIAQKKEEFEKEAKQLRDESEKNIMKQKLQIISKAKVEEKKIILEKRKEIFDELIKNVMEYCIKFTDSDEYKNMFLRDFKGVLEELKDAKNIEVILTSKDIERFKQDIINICGDKKVEFLLDDNITGGFIINYKEGNMRIDMSMASRVINSREIIGEKLFEVLQ, encoded by the coding sequence ATGATAACCATTGAAGAAAAACTAAATCTCTTTACTAAGCTAATATATGACAGAATAGAAAAGGAAAATGAGAATTTATTAAAAAAGTTTAATTTAGAATATGGTAATTTGATTGCTCAAAAGAAAGAAGAATTTGAAAAAGAAGCAAAGCAGCTAAGAGATGAAAGTGAAAAAAATATAATGAAACAAAAGCTACAGATAATATCTAAAGCAAAGGTTGAAGAAAAAAAGATAATACTTGAAAAAAGAAAAGAGATTTTTGACGAATTAATTAAAAATGTTATGGAATATTGCATAAAATTTACAGATTCTGATGAATATAAGAATATGTTTTTAAGAGACTTTAAAGGAGTCTTAGAAGAATTAAAAGATGCAAAAAATATTGAAGTTATATTAACATCAAAGGATATTGAAAGGTTTAAACAGGATATAATAAATATCTGTGGTGATAAGAAAGTAGAATTCTTATTAGATGATAATATAACAGGTGGTTTTATAATCAACTATAAAGAAGGTAATATGAGAATTGATATGTCTATGGCAAGCAGAGTAATTAATTCAAGGGAAATAATTGGTGAAAAGCTCTTTGAGGTATTACAATAG
- a CDS encoding carbohydrate ABC transporter permease, with amino-acid sequence MELQTLKAKKQKIGHSRNMAQSRWTPFLFLLPSIIVLCFIVLYPLFYELWISFRNVTLLNLKSGKYPYIGLENYKLILSDPLFYRTLIRTIVWTIVNVFFHVIFGLFLAILLNRKLPGKSIIRVLLIIPWAIPQYIGAITWRGMFNIEYGAVNILLTKIFGSGAAIPWLSDSKWSFIAAIITNIWLGVPFMMMTCLGGLQSIPQEYYEAADTDGASGWQKFKNITLPLLKPVITPAVVLGTVWTFNMISVIYVITYGAETEEAQILVSLVYKKAFSYFRYGYSAALSVIIFLILLSFSSIFIKSQKLEN; translated from the coding sequence ATGGAATTACAAACTTTGAAAGCTAAAAAACAAAAAATTGGCCATAGTAGAAATATGGCTCAAAGCAGGTGGACACCGTTTTTATTTTTGCTTCCTTCAATAATAGTACTATGTTTTATTGTACTTTATCCTCTTTTTTATGAGCTTTGGATATCCTTTAGAAATGTTACCTTACTAAACCTTAAAAGTGGGAAATACCCTTATATTGGATTAGAAAATTATAAATTGATTTTAAGCGATCCCCTATTTTATAGAACTCTTATTAGGACAATTGTTTGGACGATTGTAAACGTTTTTTTTCATGTTATCTTTGGATTATTTCTTGCTATATTGTTAAATAGAAAGCTACCAGGTAAAAGTATTATTAGAGTACTTTTAATTATTCCTTGGGCAATACCCCAGTATATTGGAGCTATTACATGGAGAGGAATGTTTAATATTGAATATGGAGCCGTAAACATATTGCTTACTAAAATTTTTGGTTCAGGAGCTGCAATTCCATGGCTCTCGGATTCTAAATGGTCTTTTATTGCAGCAATAATTACTAATATATGGCTTGGTGTCCCATTTATGATGATGACATGTCTTGGAGGGCTTCAGAGCATACCACAAGAATATTATGAAGCAGCAGATACAGACGGGGCATCAGGATGGCAGAAGTTTAAGAATATAACTTTACCTTTATTAAAACCTGTAATAACACCAGCTGTAGTACTTGGTACTGTATGGACTTTTAATATGATAAGTGTTATTTATGTAATAACTTATGGAGCTGAAACAGAGGAAGCACAGATACTTGTGTCTCTAGTATATAAAAAGGCATTCTCCTACTTTAGATATGGGTATTCAGCAGCACTTTCAGTTATAATATTCCTAATACTTCTATCCTTTAGTTCTATATTTATAAAATCTCAAAAGCTTGAGAATTAG
- a CDS encoding 3'-5' exoribonuclease YhaM family protein produces the protein MLCLNPNDKIECQPFIVRKIYKKVSQNKKEYYHLQISHGIKNYDAKIWNFKDEISVNITPGCFANVWGTVKDFKGNLQIHIDKILKIENPDEDLIQQITPTCNTDPLKLEIEINKLISSVKHPKLNSLLNSIFNLPEIINNFYLKAAGAEIHHAYIGGLAEHTIEVTKIVIFLCNIYNYINRDLAVTASLLHDIGKVIELSNFPENKYTDAGRMLGHIYLGTDLISAEANKIADFPNDLLLDLKHCILAHHGTLEMGSPVVPMTIEAIALHNADKMSAEINGFNLAIQRDTNTGNWTEFNNIYKRYIKK, from the coding sequence ATGCTATGCTTAAATCCTAACGATAAAATTGAATGTCAACCTTTTATTGTAAGAAAAATTTACAAAAAAGTAAGTCAAAATAAAAAAGAATACTATCATCTTCAAATAAGCCACGGAATTAAGAATTATGACGCCAAGATTTGGAATTTTAAAGATGAAATATCTGTGAATATAACTCCAGGATGCTTTGCAAATGTATGGGGAACAGTTAAAGATTTTAAAGGTAATCTACAAATACATATTGATAAAATATTGAAAATTGAAAACCCTGATGAAGATCTAATACAACAAATAACCCCAACTTGTAATACAGATCCTTTAAAGCTTGAGATAGAAATAAACAAACTAATATCATCAGTAAAACATCCAAAATTAAATTCTTTATTAAATTCAATATTTAACTTACCTGAAATAATAAATAATTTTTATTTGAAAGCAGCTGGTGCTGAAATACACCATGCTTATATTGGAGGCCTTGCGGAACATACTATTGAAGTTACAAAAATAGTAATATTTCTCTGCAATATATATAATTACATAAATCGTGATTTGGCAGTTACTGCTTCTCTACTACATGATATAGGAAAAGTTATTGAGTTATCAAATTTTCCTGAGAATAAATATACCGATGCAGGCAGAATGCTTGGTCATATATATTTAGGTACTGATTTGATAAGTGCTGAAGCTAATAAGATTGCAGATTTTCCTAATGATCTTCTGCTGGACTTAAAACATTGTATATTAGCCCATCATGGTACACTTGAGATGGGATCCCCCGTAGTTCCAATGACAATTGAAGCTATAGCTTTACATAATGCGGATAAAATGAGTGCTGAAATAAATGGATTTAATCTTGCAATACAGAGAGATACCAACACAGGAAACTGGACAGAATTTAATAACATATATAAAAGATATATAAAAAAGTAA
- a CDS encoding V-type ATP synthase subunit F, with amino-acid sequence MNIYLISDNRDTLVGMRLAGIKGTIVNEKKEAEKLLDNLIKDKNILIIIITEKLAEKMRDKINNIKQKMKSPLIVEIPDRHGSIKSEDYITGYVRDSIGIRI; translated from the coding sequence ATGAATATATATCTTATTAGTGACAACAGGGATACTCTTGTTGGAATGAGGCTTGCAGGGATAAAAGGCACAATCGTAAATGAAAAAAAAGAAGCTGAAAAGCTCTTAGATAACCTTATAAAGGATAAGAATATATTAATTATAATAATTACAGAAAAATTAGCAGAAAAAATGAGGGATAAAATAAACAATATAAAACAAAAAATGAAGTCCCCTTTGATAGTTGAAATACCTGATAGACATGGAAGTATAAAGAGTGAAGATTATATAACTGGTTATGTAAGAGATTCTATAGGTATTAGGATATGA
- a CDS encoding sugar ABC transporter substrate-binding protein, which produces MKSIKKALSLLCIMLMLISVLSACEKKQASNENAQQQQSEQQQVQEQKKVEIAFWEQDEANARQVLDNLIAEFQSQNPNITIKRTHFETEDLRKNFTSASLGTTGPDIVLGPNDNLGVFVPGNLVQPTEDIMGEDFFKNFDQVALAAAKYYGKQYMIPDRNGNELCLLYNKKLVPEAPKTFEELISISKKLQSEKKVQYGLAFNKVEPFFTVPFLGAFGGQVFDDVNSQSPKATLDTPAMLEWAKFLVKLQNDKIIPKEADYDVASNLFKEGKVAFLINGPWEFGTYVKAGMDLGICPIPSINGRYPAPYSAVKGYCISASVTDPDKKAAVKKFLEFVNSKDAQLKMVDAHKQLPTNIEALQDSKITSDPMIAAQKAQLEKCIPMPIITQMRAVWDAMKPVQQELFAGKIKPEDAPKKMQQKAEEGIKALGF; this is translated from the coding sequence ATGAAAAGCATTAAAAAAGCATTATCATTACTTTGTATAATGTTAATGCTGATAAGTGTGCTTTCGGCATGTGAAAAGAAACAAGCTTCTAATGAAAATGCTCAACAACAACAGTCCGAGCAGCAACAGGTACAAGAGCAAAAGAAAGTTGAAATTGCCTTTTGGGAACAGGATGAAGCCAATGCCAGACAAGTACTTGATAATCTTATAGCAGAATTCCAAAGCCAGAATCCTAATATAACAATAAAAAGAACTCATTTTGAAACAGAGGATTTAAGAAAGAATTTTACATCGGCTTCTCTTGGGACAACCGGTCCAGACATAGTTTTAGGTCCTAATGATAACCTTGGTGTGTTTGTTCCAGGTAATCTTGTTCAGCCTACTGAGGATATTATGGGAGAAGATTTCTTTAAGAATTTTGATCAAGTTGCCCTTGCAGCTGCTAAATATTATGGGAAGCAGTATATGATTCCAGATAGAAATGGTAATGAACTTTGCCTTCTTTATAATAAAAAGTTAGTTCCTGAAGCTCCAAAAACTTTTGAAGAATTAATTTCAATATCTAAAAAACTTCAAAGTGAAAAGAAGGTTCAGTATGGGCTTGCATTTAACAAGGTTGAGCCATTCTTTACAGTTCCATTCCTTGGGGCATTTGGAGGACAAGTATTTGATGATGTTAATTCTCAATCACCAAAGGCTACTCTTGATACACCGGCTATGCTTGAATGGGCTAAATTCCTTGTAAAACTGCAAAATGATAAAATAATACCAAAAGAAGCAGATTATGATGTAGCAAGTAATCTTTTTAAAGAAGGAAAAGTTGCTTTCTTAATAAATGGTCCATGGGAATTTGGTACTTATGTTAAAGCAGGTATGGATCTTGGTATATGCCCAATACCATCTATAAATGGTAGATATCCTGCTCCTTATTCAGCAGTAAAAGGATATTGTATATCGGCATCAGTTACTGATCCAGATAAGAAGGCTGCTGTTAAAAAATTCCTTGAATTTGTAAATAGTAAAGATGCTCAGCTTAAGATGGTTGATGCTCATAAACAGCTTCCAACTAATATTGAAGCTCTTCAAGATTCTAAGATTACAAGCGATCCAATGATAGCTGCTCAAAAAGCTCAGCTTGAAAAATGTATTCCAATGCCAATTATAACTCAAATGAGAGCGGTATGGGATGCTATGAAGCCTGTTCAACAAGAACTCTTTGCAGGAAAGATAAAACCAGAGGACGCCCCAAAGAAGATGCAACAAAAGGCTGAAGAAGGAATAAAAGCATTAGGGTTTTAA
- a CDS encoding transposase translates to MPRMARQKSYDSIYHVMVKSISEVLLYKDDKDKIKYLDYMKKAQEQFEFRVYSYCLMDNHAHFIIDANGADISKIMHFVNYKYAMYFNKRYERSGHLFQDRFKSLIVKDDRYLFALTAYVHFNATDLKGYDKNPQDYRFSSLGIFLGQKTDEFELIDDKFILSMFSLKEATARAIYKDFVFKVKSIVDAQREEFKKEGTEYRSMRTILVRDLSPDKIIELISQKFNVDKLMLRIKRAKEAKEAKAILCFVLRKFCDLRCADICRILGNMGQSNVSKLCSLGRELVKEEKYKNIVDDILRQEA, encoded by the coding sequence ATGCCAAGAATGGCAAGGCAAAAAAGCTATGACTCTATTTATCATGTTATGGTAAAAAGCATATCCGAAGTTCTCCTCTATAAAGACGATAAGGATAAAATAAAATACCTTGACTACATGAAAAAAGCCCAAGAACAGTTCGAATTTAGAGTTTATTCCTATTGCCTTATGGATAATCATGCTCATTTTATTATAGATGCAAACGGTGCAGATATCTCAAAAATAATGCACTTTGTAAACTATAAATATGCCATGTATTTTAATAAAAGGTATGAAAGAAGTGGCCATCTCTTTCAAGACAGGTTCAAAAGCTTAATCGTAAAGGATGATAGATACCTCTTTGCCTTAACAGCCTACGTTCACTTTAACGCAACAGACCTAAAAGGCTACGATAAAAATCCACAGGATTATCGCTTTTCATCTTTAGGCATATTCTTAGGGCAAAAGACAGATGAATTTGAGCTTATAGATGACAAATTTATATTATCCATGTTTAGCCTAAAAGAAGCTACAGCAAGGGCTATATACAAAGACTTTGTATTTAAAGTAAAAAGTATTGTTGATGCGCAAAGGGAAGAGTTTAAGAAAGAAGGAACAGAGTATAGGAGCATGAGAACAATCCTTGTAAGGGATCTATCCCCTGATAAAATAATAGAATTAATATCACAAAAATTCAACGTAGATAAGCTAATGCTAAGGATAAAGCGGGCAAAGGAGGCAAAGGAAGCGAAGGCAATACTATGCTTTGTGTTAAGAAAGTTTTGTGATTTAAGATGTGCCGATATATGCAGGATACTTGGGAATATGGGGCAATCTAACGTTTCAAAGCTATGTTCCCTTGGGAGGGAGCTTGTAAAGGAAGAGAAATATAAAAATATAGTGGATGATATATTAAGACAAGAGGCATAG
- a CDS encoding V-type ATP synthase subunit A — protein MDKIQGTITYINGPVIKADNMEMFKMREMVTVGEKRLIGEVISIDGDIGTVQVYEETTGLRVGEKIESTGKPLSVKLGPGIIGNIFDGIQRPLSFIYEKSGGFISEGIGLASIDLTKKWEVSIKVKEGDIINEGSIFGTVQETPLIVHKLMIPPDISGKIVYAIESGCYDMEEVLLKIDDGKKIHDIKMYQEWPVRIPRPVKERMPIQKPLITGQRVIDTFFPVAKGGTAAIPGGFGTGKTMTQHQLAKWSDADIIVYIGCGERGNEMTEVLEDFPKLIDPNSNLPLMNRTILIANTSNMPVAAREASIYTGITIAEYFRDMGYNVAIMADSTSRWAEALREISGRLEEMPAEEGYPAYLPSRLAEFYERAGYVETLGGNEASVTIIGAVSPAGGDFSEPVTQNTKRFVGAFLGLDKKLAYARHYPAINWLSSYSGYLASLDEWYRDNVSYDMMNLRGQMLRVLQEESKLLEIVKLVGEDVLPDEQRLILEVAKLIKIGYLQQNAYHKDDTYVPLNKQYRMLKVIKFFYENAIEAIKKGIPVSKIKNSDVYNKILKMKYSIPNDYKDDFDILEKEITEYFNSLIEAYEG, from the coding sequence ATGGACAAAATTCAAGGTACTATAACATATATTAATGGACCTGTTATAAAGGCTGATAATATGGAAATGTTTAAAATGAGAGAAATGGTTACAGTAGGAGAAAAAAGACTTATAGGAGAAGTTATATCTATTGATGGTGATATAGGGACTGTACAGGTTTATGAAGAAACTACAGGACTTAGAGTAGGAGAAAAAATAGAATCTACAGGTAAGCCTCTTTCTGTAAAGTTAGGTCCCGGAATTATTGGCAACATATTTGATGGCATACAAAGGCCTCTTAGTTTTATATATGAGAAATCAGGAGGTTTTATAAGTGAAGGTATTGGACTTGCGTCAATTGATTTAACTAAGAAATGGGAGGTTTCCATTAAGGTAAAAGAAGGAGACATTATAAACGAAGGAAGTATTTTTGGAACTGTTCAGGAAACACCTTTGATTGTTCATAAGCTTATGATTCCTCCAGACATTAGTGGGAAAATAGTTTATGCTATAGAATCAGGCTGTTATGATATGGAAGAAGTCCTTTTAAAGATAGATGACGGTAAAAAAATACATGATATAAAGATGTATCAGGAATGGCCAGTTAGAATCCCAAGACCTGTTAAAGAAAGGATGCCTATTCAAAAGCCTCTTATAACAGGACAAAGAGTTATTGATACATTTTTCCCTGTTGCAAAGGGAGGTACTGCAGCAATACCTGGAGGCTTTGGAACTGGAAAAACTATGACTCAGCATCAGCTGGCAAAATGGAGCGATGCAGATATTATTGTATATATAGGCTGTGGGGAAAGAGGAAATGAAATGACTGAGGTTTTAGAGGATTTCCCCAAGCTTATTGACCCTAATTCCAATCTTCCTTTAATGAATAGAACAATACTTATTGCTAATACTTCAAACATGCCGGTTGCTGCAAGAGAAGCATCTATTTATACAGGTATCACTATTGCTGAATATTTTAGGGATATGGGATATAATGTTGCAATTATGGCTGATTCTACATCAAGATGGGCAGAGGCTCTACGTGAAATATCAGGTCGTCTTGAGGAAATGCCTGCTGAGGAAGGTTATCCTGCATATCTTCCTTCAAGACTTGCTGAATTTTATGAAAGAGCAGGTTATGTAGAAACGCTTGGAGGAAATGAGGCATCAGTTACAATAATTGGTGCAGTATCCCCTGCTGGTGGGGATTTCTCTGAGCCAGTAACTCAAAATACTAAAAGGTTTGTTGGTGCATTTTTAGGTCTTGATAAAAAACTTGCCTATGCAAGGCATTATCCAGCTATTAATTGGCTTTCAAGTTACAGTGGATATCTGGCATCACTTGATGAATGGTATAGGGATAATGTTTCTTATGATATGATGAACCTTAGGGGTCAGATGCTAAGAGTTCTTCAAGAGGAAAGTAAACTTCTTGAAATAGTAAAACTTGTAGGAGAAGATGTTCTGCCTGATGAGCAAAGGCTTATACTTGAAGTTGCAAAACTTATAAAAATAGGCTATCTTCAGCAAAATGCATATCATAAGGATGATACTTATGTTCCACTTAATAAACAGTATAGAATGTTGAAAGTTATAAAGTTTTTTTATGAAAACGCAATTGAAGCAATAAAAAAAGGAATACCTGTATCAAAGATAAAAAATAGTGATGTTTATAATAAAATTTTAAAGATGAAATATTCTATCCCAAATGATTACAAAGATGATTTTGATATATTAGAAAAGGAAATAACAGAATACTTTAATAGCCTTATCGAAGCTTATGAGGGGTGA
- a CDS encoding ATP synthase subunit C, with translation MYYFVLIATLIVIVTITKGIIDFHKGVKANKKVVKRALKINLCSLIPVLTGIIVTSIPKVAYAEGVMSSSSGLGFIAAALSTGLAAVGAGIAVAAVGSSALGAVSEDPKILGKTLIFVGLAEGIAIYGLIISIMILGRL, from the coding sequence ATGTATTATTTTGTATTAATCGCAACTTTAATTGTAATCGTAACTATAACAAAAGGAATTATAGATTTTCATAAAGGTGTTAAGGCAAATAAAAAGGTAGTAAAAAGAGCATTAAAAATTAATCTTTGCTCACTTATACCTGTTTTGACTGGGATTATTGTAACATCAATACCAAAGGTAGCTTATGCTGAAGGAGTTATGAGTAGTTCATCAGGCCTTGGATTTATTGCAGCTGCACTTTCAACAGGCCTTGCAGCAGTTGGAGCTGGTATTGCAGTTGCAGCTGTTGGATCATCAGCATTAGGTGCTGTATCTGAGGATCCAAAGATACTTGGTAAGACACTTATTTTTGTTGGTCTTGCAGAAGGTATTGCAATATATGGACTTATAATATCCATAATGATCTTAGGAAGATTATAG
- a CDS encoding N-acetylmuramoyl-L-alanine amidase, protein MLQIKQMFLTNKNRPKIKLKKLKAIVVHWTANTGKGADAVANRNYFNSTDRLASAHFIVDDHQIVQCIPEDEVAWHVGADKYRSAGEKLSEGRYGPNYFTIGIEMCVNSDGNWGKTYQNTVELVSNLLKKYNLTINDLYRHYDITGKDCPKMLVDENEWLKFKNAVNKLIQNHIENNSTDNKSESEKMGIVIANILNCRDQPYITAKINGKLKKDTKVKIYEEKNGWYLVNKDIPQWVSKEYIKLV, encoded by the coding sequence ATGCTTCAAATTAAACAGATGTTTCTAACTAATAAAAATAGACCCAAAATTAAGCTAAAAAAACTTAAAGCTATAGTTGTTCATTGGACTGCTAATACAGGTAAAGGGGCAGATGCTGTTGCAAATAGAAATTATTTTAATTCAACAGATAGACTTGCATCTGCTCATTTTATAGTTGATGATCATCAAATAGTTCAATGTATACCTGAAGATGAAGTTGCATGGCATGTTGGGGCAGATAAATATAGAAGTGCCGGTGAAAAATTAAGTGAAGGCAGATACGGTCCGAACTATTTTACAATTGGTATTGAAATGTGTGTAAATAGTGATGGTAATTGGGGTAAGACCTATCAAAATACTGTAGAGCTTGTTAGTAATCTTTTAAAAAAATACAACCTTACAATTAATGATCTATATAGACACTATGACATAACAGGTAAAGATTGTCCTAAAATGCTGGTTGATGAAAATGAATGGTTAAAGTTTAAAAATGCAGTTAATAAGCTAATACAAAATCATATAGAAAATAATTCTACTGATAATAAGAGTGAATCAGAAAAAATGGGGATTGTTATAGCCAATATATTAAATTGTAGAGACCAACCATATATAACTGCTAAAATTAACGGTAAACTTAAAAAGGATACTAAAGTAAAAATATACGAAGAAAAAAACGGATGGTATCTTGTAAATAAAGATATACCTCAATGGGTTAGTAAAGAATATATAAAATTAGTATGA
- a CDS encoding V-type ATP synthase subunit B produces MIKEYIQLDKIEGPLIVLSGVENAAYDEIVEIKTSSGTKHGKVVQLYKDKAIVQVFETTSGMSVKDVSVRFTGKPLEITLSKDILGRVFNGIGEPIDDGGEIFGGTKINVNGRPINPVARKYPRNFIQTGISAIDGLTTLIRGQKLPIFSGNGLPHNQIAAQIVRQAKISEKEGQDFAVVFAAMGVKHDDAHYFLKAFEESGVLERVVMFLNLADDPIVERIITPRCALTAAEYLAFNHNMHILVIMTDITSYCEALREISSAREEVPGRKGYPGYLYSDLASLYERAGMMEGSSGSITQIPILTMPNDDITHPIPDLTGYITEGQIVLSREIFQRNIYPPINILPSLSRLMKDGIGEGYTREDHPSVSSQIFSSYSRVQEVIALSQVIGEDELSDIDKKYLEFGRAFEERFLKQDFEENRSIEETLEIAWDILSILPKTELDRIDPKTIDAYYRG; encoded by the coding sequence ATTATTAAGGAATATATACAGCTTGATAAAATAGAAGGTCCTCTTATTGTTTTATCTGGTGTAGAAAATGCTGCTTACGATGAAATAGTTGAAATAAAGACAAGTAGTGGTACAAAGCATGGGAAGGTTGTTCAACTTTATAAAGATAAGGCGATAGTACAGGTTTTTGAAACAACATCTGGTATGTCTGTTAAAGATGTTTCAGTAAGGTTTACAGGTAAACCACTTGAAATTACACTATCTAAAGATATTTTAGGCAGAGTTTTTAATGGTATTGGTGAGCCTATTGACGATGGAGGAGAAATATTTGGTGGAACCAAAATTAATGTAAATGGGCGTCCTATAAATCCTGTTGCAAGAAAATATCCAAGGAACTTTATACAGACGGGAATTTCAGCTATTGATGGGCTTACAACGTTGATTAGAGGTCAAAAACTTCCTATATTTTCAGGTAATGGACTACCACATAATCAAATTGCAGCACAGATTGTAAGACAGGCTAAAATATCCGAGAAAGAAGGTCAGGATTTTGCTGTAGTATTTGCTGCAATGGGTGTAAAGCATGACGATGCTCATTATTTTTTAAAAGCATTTGAGGAATCTGGAGTGTTAGAAAGGGTTGTAATGTTTTTAAATCTTGCTGATGATCCTATTGTTGAAAGAATTATAACCCCAAGATGTGCTTTAACTGCTGCTGAATATCTTGCTTTTAACCATAATATGCACATACTTGTTATAATGACAGATATCACAAGTTATTGTGAAGCCTTAAGAGAAATATCTTCAGCAAGGGAAGAAGTTCCAGGAAGAAAGGGTTATCCAGGATATCTTTATTCGGATCTTGCAAGTTTGTATGAAAGGGCAGGAATGATGGAAGGATCTTCTGGTTCCATAACTCAGATACCAATTCTTACTATGCCTAATGATGATATAACCCACCCAATTCCTGATTTAACAGGATATATTACAGAGGGCCAGATAGTATTAAGCAGAGAAATTTTTCAAAGGAATATTTATCCTCCAATAAACATACTTCCATCACTTTCAAGACTTATGAAGGATGGAATCGGGGAAGGATATACAAGAGAAGACCATCCATCAGTTTCAAGTCAGATTTTTTCATCATATTCAAGGGTTCAGGAAGTTATCGCATTATCTCAAGTTATTGGAGAAGATGAACTTTCTGATATAGATAAGAAATATCTTGAGTTTGGAAGGGCCTTTGAGGAAAGATTTTTGAAACAGGATTTTGAAGAGAATAGGAGCATTGAGGAAACTCTTGAAATAGCATGGGACATACTTTCAATACTTCCTAAAACTGAACTTGATAGAATTGATCCCAAAACGATAGATGCATATTACAGGGGGTGA
- a CDS encoding V-type ATP synthase subunit D yields the protein MDINIAPTKSNLMSAKATLEFSKKGYELLDQKRNVLIREMMSLIDRAKEIQSKVKVTFEEAYEALRMANLTMGIADVEDIGDSTPEDSEFEILYKSVMGVEIPKIKYKKKDVQPVYSFYQTNVSIDVAFKKFQEIKWLILELTEVENSVYKLAVEIKKTQKRANALENIQIPKYTDIVKYIQDALEEKDREDFFRLKVVKKKRIKKKVKAF from the coding sequence ATGGATATAAATATCGCCCCAACAAAGTCTAATCTTATGAGTGCAAAGGCAACTTTAGAGTTTTCTAAAAAAGGATATGAGTTATTAGATCAAAAGAGAAATGTACTTATAAGGGAAATGATGAGCCTTATAGATAGAGCAAAGGAAATACAGTCAAAGGTTAAAGTAACATTTGAGGAAGCTTATGAGGCTTTAAGAATGGCTAATCTTACTATGGGAATTGCAGATGTTGAAGATATTGGAGATTCTACTCCTGAAGATAGTGAATTTGAAATACTATATAAAAGTGTTATGGGTGTAGAAATACCTAAGATAAAATATAAAAAGAAGGATGTACAGCCAGTTTATAGTTTTTATCAAACGAATGTGTCAATAGATGTTGCTTTTAAAAAGTTTCAGGAAATAAAATGGCTTATTTTAGAGCTTACTGAGGTTGAAAATTCTGTATACAAACTGGCAGTAGAAATAAAAAAGACTCAGAAAAGAGCTAATGCACTTGAAAACATACAAATACCAAAATATACTGATATAGTAAAATATATACAAGATGCTCTTGAAGAAAAGGATAGAGAAGATTTTTTCAGGTTAAAGGTTGTAAAAAAGAAAAGAATAAAGAAAAAAGTAAAAGCCTTTTAG